From the genome of Leptospira yasudae, one region includes:
- a CDS encoding transketolase — MNDIKELKSFANELRKSVIRMVTAANSGHPGGPLGLADIYAVLYKKILNHKPSNPDWEERDRLILSNGHVCAIRYAAMAHSGYFPVEELLTFRKLGSKLQGHPSTRYMNGIESASGSLGQGLSVSVGLALGARLKKQNHRIYTCISDGECGEGMTWEAAQSAAHYKLDNLIAFMDKNGIQIDGFTKDVMNLEPLNEKFLAFGWNVLEADGHNIEQIISAFEKAQQHKGSPTIILFNTVLGKGVSFMENNPGWHGTPPKPEEEKKALEELSALTV, encoded by the coding sequence ATGAACGATATCAAAGAACTCAAGAGTTTTGCTAACGAACTCAGAAAGAGCGTGATCCGAATGGTGACCGCAGCGAATTCCGGTCACCCGGGCGGACCTTTGGGTCTCGCGGATATCTACGCGGTTTTATATAAGAAAATTCTAAACCACAAACCGTCCAATCCGGATTGGGAAGAACGGGATCGTCTGATTCTTTCCAACGGTCACGTGTGTGCGATCCGTTATGCGGCCATGGCTCACTCCGGTTATTTTCCGGTCGAAGAACTCCTGACGTTCCGCAAACTCGGAAGCAAACTGCAAGGTCACCCTTCCACGCGCTATATGAACGGAATCGAAAGCGCTTCCGGTTCTTTGGGACAAGGGCTTTCCGTTTCCGTCGGTCTTGCACTCGGCGCGAGACTGAAAAAACAGAATCATAGAATCTACACTTGTATCTCCGACGGAGAATGCGGGGAAGGTATGACTTGGGAAGCGGCTCAATCCGCGGCGCATTATAAACTCGATAATCTGATCGCGTTTATGGACAAGAACGGAATTCAAATCGACGGTTTTACGAAAGACGTTATGAACCTCGAGCCTCTCAACGAGAAATTTCTTGCCTTCGGTTGGAACGTGTTGGAAGCGGACGGTCACAATATCGAACAGATCATCTCCGCATTCGAGAAGGCGCAGCAACACAAAGGTTCTCCTACGATCATTCTGTTCAATACCGTATTGGGTAAGGGTGTTTCTTTTATGGAGAATAACCCGGGCTGGCACGGAACTCCTCCAAAACCGGAAGAGGAAAAGAAAGCTCTCGAAGAATTATCCGCTCTTACCGTTTAA
- a CDS encoding transglutaminase-like domain-containing protein has product MTHFVFRKKIMFMPSSDSYHDSLSFPPDKLEEKFYQLEFAGSDEKIQVIREIADMVPWQFKISEFVEEFKDPTLRVFARSISSVVHLERINSRYAILASKGHVNDYSDLEEAVFLLSSVGDPDASYYEFKIYLDQLALRVEELCDLNPEYVSEELKVHFLTRVLSSEENFQGNNDQYDDPNNSFVTRIVRTRKGIPISLSAIYLLVARRLSLPLYGVNMPLHFLLHFDSPDYETFIDPFHGGVLLDKSTCIRFLEANSFTPSERYFTRASTLSIIKRMYRNLIHIYRKEQFRDMEDILARQLLILENKLKA; this is encoded by the coding sequence TTGACTCATTTTGTTTTTCGTAAAAAGATAATGTTTATGCCCTCATCCGATTCCTATCATGATTCTCTCTCTTTCCCTCCCGATAAGCTGGAAGAAAAATTCTATCAGCTTGAGTTTGCGGGAAGCGATGAAAAAATCCAAGTGATTCGGGAAATCGCGGACATGGTTCCGTGGCAATTTAAGATCAGCGAGTTCGTGGAAGAGTTTAAAGACCCCACGCTCCGCGTTTTTGCACGTTCTATCTCTTCCGTAGTTCATCTCGAGCGCATCAATTCACGTTATGCGATCCTTGCGAGCAAGGGACATGTGAATGATTATTCCGATTTGGAAGAGGCCGTCTTTCTTCTTTCGAGCGTCGGCGATCCGGACGCGTCCTATTACGAATTCAAAATCTATTTGGATCAACTCGCTCTCCGCGTCGAGGAACTCTGCGATCTCAATCCGGAATACGTTTCGGAAGAATTGAAGGTTCACTTTTTGACGAGAGTTCTTTCTTCGGAGGAGAATTTTCAGGGAAACAACGATCAGTACGACGATCCGAACAATTCTTTCGTTACCCGCATCGTTCGTACGCGCAAAGGAATTCCGATTTCCCTTTCGGCGATCTATTTACTCGTAGCCCGCAGGCTTTCCCTTCCGTTGTACGGGGTGAACATGCCTTTGCACTTCCTTCTTCATTTCGATTCTCCCGATTACGAAACCTTCATCGATCCGTTTCACGGAGGGGTTCTTTTGGACAAGTCCACTTGCATCCGTTTTTTGGAGGCGAACAGTTTTACTCCGAGTGAAAGATATTTCACGAGAGCCAGCACCCTTTCCATCATCAAACGGATGTACCGTAATTTGATCCACATATACCGTAAGGAACAGTTCCGGGATATGGAGGATATTCTCGCGCGTCAGCTGTTGATTCTCGAAAACAAACTCAAAGCCTGA